A section of the Salmo salar chromosome ssa05, Ssal_v3.1, whole genome shotgun sequence genome encodes:
- the LOC106605126 gene encoding thyroid hormone receptor-associated protein 3 isoform X4: MSKATKSASKSRSHSRSRSSSRSRSRKHCYSSRSRTRSRSRSRSPSHNNRERNYPREYQNNNREFRGYHRGFRRPYYFRGRGRGYFPRGRFQRGGGRGYNNYRPNNWQNYRQHPQQQHPQQQQQQQQQQQQPHSPRRGRSRTPKKRSGSPHSHSHSKYSDRSSSPRSRRSHRSSSSHSSSPTRRSGSGSTTQNSKDVKEERSASKEVQKKGGGGGGGHGEPVEITGGSAGPDGGASGDKPKADWQGVTDHSSSPKGSSPQVRSAVIIGQGAPASTQSSPSPKSTNANGPNYNGAPSWQIQTVDSSPSTKSPSQKSPTPVFSGFGFFSKDDNLAGDKAAISSVFKRFLEEHNRKKKQSGWENGREMETNGGDVEWEKGNGMKATGGIFDREPDKGENEKYKYREDFDDEGNVLLNHFLKASPFFSCDGEEEELIPKPRPKVLRKEHDREDDESPKPKSKVTLSARELFEERFGKWEDLAYLQVAAKDDDLDAMAEEIYRSRKEEKAAAIAAALAKREAIAGMLRGFSPENVSKDRRKEKAASSPSPTPAPRRNSDREMFIVRREDSPPRASGKRRAEFSVRMDSLRDDVASSSGVMVGERRLSRDLVHPTKKEQEFRSVFQHIQATQLQRSPSELFAQHIVTIVHYIKAQHFPSNGITLNERFAMYQRRAAQKEMMKPRKSPEIHRIIDVSLSAFKKHSHLFEGMKSSGDGSYKDEGKKMKGDSMDLRLDIERRKKYSTRERDYKQDGGRDSGDSPEASRERSVEKSSKHHKKSNSSSRKNKKKQSRSRSSSSSAESHRGGDYPHKEPEFKDEGFNKARLGPRGDYGGPTERGRGRGGFQFRIRGRGWNRGNYQGNNANGNPPNMGIPVHPKNEDWDPEYTPKSRKYYLVA; encoded by the exons CTCTAGGTCCCGCACTCGCTCGCGCTCCAGATCTCGTTCTCCATCCCACAATAACCGAGAGCGGAACTACCCAAGGGAGTACCAGAATAATAACCGCGAGTTCCGGGGCTACCATCGAGGCTTCCGGAGGCCCTACTACTTCAGAGGCCGAGGGCGTGGCTACTTCCCACGGGGACGCTTCCAGAGGGGTGGGGGACGCGGCTATAACAACTACCGCCCCAATAACTGGCAGAACTACAGGCAGCACCCCCAACAACAGCACCcccaacaacagcagcaacaacaacagcagcagcaacaacccCACAGCCCGAGACGGGGACGATCCCGTACCCCTAAAAAGCGCTCTGGTAGCCCTCATTCCCACAGCCACTCCAAGTACTCGGACCGCTCTTCCTCGCCCCGATCCCGGCGCTCCCACCGCTCCTCTTCCTCACATTCCTCCTCTCCCACACGTAGGTCAGGCTCTGGGTCGACTACGCAGAACTCTAAGGATGTCAAGGAGGAGCGTTCTGCCTCCAAGGAGGTCcagaagaaaggaggaggaggaggaggaggacatggtGAGCCCGTGGAGATCACAGGGGGGTCTGCAGGGCCTGATGGGGGCGCCAGTGGGGACAAGCCTAAGGCTGACTGGCAGGGCGTGACGGATCACAGCAGCAGCCCAAAGGGGTCAAGTCCTCAGGTGCGCTCAGCTGTTATCATTGGTCAGGGCGCTCCAGCTTCGACCCAGTCTAGTCCCTCTCCTAAAAGCACTAATGCTAATGGCCCCAATTACAATGGTGCCCCCTCATGGCAGATACAGACGGTGGACAGTTCACCTTCCACCAAAAGCCCTTCTCAGAAAAGCCCCACACCTGTGTTCTCTGGCTTTGGCTTCTTCTCTAAAGACGACAACCTGGCAGGAGATAAAGCAGCTATCTCCTCAGTGTTCAAAAG GTTCTTGGAAGAGCACAATCGTAAGAAAAAGCAGTCCGGTTGGGAGAATGGCAGAGAGATGGAAACCAATGGTGGGGATGTGGAGTGGGAGAAAGGGAATGGCATGAAGGCCACTGGGGGCATCTTTGACAGAGAGCCCGACAAAGGGGAGAATGAGAAGTACAAGTACAGGGAAGACTTTGATGATGAAGGGAACGTGTTGTTGAACCATTTCTTGAAAGCCTCCCCTTTCTTTTCCTGcgatggggaggaagaggagttgATACCCAAGCCCCGTCCCAAGGTGCTCCGCAAAGAGCATGACCGGGAGGACGACGAGTCGCCCAAGCCCAAGAGCAAAGTCACCCTCTCGGCCCGTGAGCTATTTGAGGAGCGCTTCGGCAAGTGGGAGGACCTGGCCTACTTGCAGGTGGCTGCCAAAGACGATGATCTTGATGCCATGGCGGAGGAGATTTACCGCAGCCGGAAGGAGGAGAAGGCTGCGGCCATAGCTGCGGCCTTGGCCAAGAGAGAGGCCATAGCGGGCATGCTCAGAGGCTTCTCCCCGGAGAACGTCAGCaaagacaggaggaaggagaaagcAGCCTCCAGCCCGTCCCCCACACCCGCACCACGGAGGAACTCTGACCGAGAGATGTTCATAGTCAGGCGGGAGGACTCTCCCCCAAGGGCCTCTGGGAAAAGAAGAGCGGAGTTCAGTGTCAGAATGGATTCTCTCAGAGATGACGTGGCAAG CTCCTCTGGTGTTATGGTTGGTGAGCGAAGGTTATCACGGGATCTTGTGCATCCTACTAAAAAGGAGCAGGAGTTTCGCTCTGTCTTCCAGCACATTCAGGCCACACAGTTACAAAGGAGTCCCTCAGAGCTGTTTGCACAGCACATTGTCACCATTGTCCACTACATAAAAG CACAGCACTTTCCATCCAACGGAATTACTCTAAATGAGCGATTTGCCATGTACCAAAGAAGAGCTGCACAAAAGGAAATGATGAAGCCAAGAAAAAGCCCAGAGATACACAG GATAATTGATGTTTCTCTCAGTGCTTTTAAGAAACACTCTCACCTGTTTGAGGGGATGAAAAGCTCCGGGGATGGCAGTTACAAG GACGAAGGTAAAAAAATGAAGGGTGACTCAATGGACCTTCGTCTGGATATTGAGCGCCGTAAAAAATATTCCACCCGGGAGAGAGATTATAAAcaggatggggggagagattcAGGAGACTCCCCAGAGGCTAGCAGGGAGAGGTCCGTTGAGAAATCCTCCAAGCACCACAAGAAGTCCAA CTCTTCCTCCaggaaaaacaagaagaagcaatCTCGCTCtcgctcctcctcttcatctgccGAATCTCACAGGGGAGGAGACTATCCCCACAAGGAGCCTGAGTTCAAAGACGAGGGCTTTAACAAGGCCAGGCTGGGGCCTCGGGGGGACTATGGCGGCCCCACGGAGAGGGGACGAGGACGCGGAGGCTTT CAATTTAGAATAAGAGGAAGGGGCTGGAACAGGGGAAATTACCAGGGAAACAATGCCAACGGTAATCCCCCTAACATGGGCATACCAGTTCACCCCAAGAATGAGGACTGGGACCCGGAGTACACCCCCAAGAGCCGAAAATACTACTTGGTAG CATGA